From the Pomacea canaliculata isolate SZHN2017 linkage group LG14, ASM307304v1, whole genome shotgun sequence genome, one window contains:
- the LOC112555383 gene encoding uncharacterized protein LOC112555383 — protein MSGLTQKAVDLPELVNLSVEETSGKGTCTLRYFYPAQESDSIDWSIKDNSMIFKVFRAGSDRVAYLKQSKLIPEDLQKQLEVQKRKLKYNAKIPHYKVVLKKKADFTLDVYFQPDSPPV, from the exons ATGAGTGGACTAACTCAGAAGGCAGTCGATTTGCCAGAGCTCGTCA atcTTTCTGTAGAAGAGACAAGTGGAAAGGGTACATGTACCCTAAGATACTTTTATCCTGCACAAGAAAGTGATAGTATTGACTGGAGTATTAA AGATAACTCCATGATTTTCAAGGTATTTAGGGCAGGTTCTGACAGAGTTGCCTACTTGAAACAGTCAAAATTAATTCCTGAAGACTTGCAGAAGCAGTTAGAGGTACAGAAAAGG AAACTGAAGTATAATGCGAAGATTCCACACTACAAGGTGGTACTCAAGAAAAAAGCTGACTTTACCCTTGATGTCTACTTCCAGCCTGACAGTCCACCAGTCTAG
- the LOC112555381 gene encoding uncharacterized protein LOC112555381 isoform X2, with amino-acid sequence MILCLKQPSHRIDNGKVSNSFRSKANLIIERMRHVLVKDRTIHSSVEEYLGITNMSKMFPRAVQYIKDSKSFSLVSKQTHLDEYIGAMSHLHQIATLSHQINEDIIKSQRPKYLAHQLALLYQSISSLKNIEPLSQHKKSIEENFKAIKSVLINEDQPNDPVPDELRKCVWELTNQITRIVESLPSTLTQHALLPSCLLIQT; translated from the exons ATGATCCTATGTTTAAAG caacCCTCACATAGGATTGATAATGGGAAGGTCAGCAACTCCTTCAGAAGTAAAG CAAATCTTATTATTGAGCGGATGCGCCATGTGCTGGTCAAAGACAGGACAATTCATTCTTCAGTGGAG GAATACTTAGGAATTACAAATATGAGCAAGATGTTTCCAAGGGCTGTGCAATACATCAAAGACTCTAAGAGCTTCTCTCTTGTATCAAAGCAGACTCACCTGGATG AGTACATAGGTGCTATGTCTCACCTTCATCAGATAGCAACATTATCACATCAGATTAATGAGGATATTATCAAATCTCAGCGGCCCAAGTACCTGGCACATCAACTGGCCTTGTTATAT CAATCAATTTCAAGCCTGAAGAACATTGAGCCACTGAGTCAGCACAAAAAGAGCATAGAGGAGAATTTTAAAGCTATAAAATCTGTTCTTATAAATGAGGACCAGCCTAACGATCCTGTTCCAGACGAGCTCAGAAAGTG TGTTTGGGAGCTGACCAATCAGATTACAAGGATTGTTGAGTCGCTGCCATCCACGCTTACCCAGCATGCTTTGCTGCCTTCTTGTCTTTTGATTCAGACATGA
- the LOC112555105 gene encoding uncharacterized protein LOC112555105, with protein MSNRSAASRNSSGLLDSGRRSGEEKTIRELRDVDLLNQNEIHDLVQDEMERAEVDWLCEPEWNNQEMEIFWHLLEPHFKKLLQVRDWRQLPDPCLPIVFLDPGDSHLLDRSLLHIQWHIWKGHYSQAVSDFRFVKGHFECSSRSLFLCKDRRDDIENLKLVFRKKRLQNFGYGCKSTGNTVRTDCHRSSAEETDVAHQSTDCHKSSTEETKLSLLLHYLSLCMRWS; from the exons ATGTCCAACAGGTCAGCAGCGAGTCGGAACAGTTCAGGTCTCTTGGACAGTGGCAGAAGGTCAGGTGAGGAGAAGACCATACGCGAACTGCGCGATGTGGACTTGTTGAATCAGAACGAAATTCACGACTTGGTTCAGGATGAGATGGAACGCGCGGAGGTGGACTGGCTCTGTGAGCCGGAGTGGAACAACCAGGAGATGGAGATCTTCTGGCACCTGCTGGAGCCACACTTCAAGAAGCTGCTGCAGGTGAGGGACTGGAGACAGCTGCCGGATCCCTGTCTCCCCATCGTGTTTTTGGACCCTGGGGACAGTCATCTCCTGGACAG GAGCCTGTTGCACATCCAGTGGCACATTTGGAAAGGACACTACAGTCAGGCAGTCTCGGACTTCCGCTTTGTCAAAGGTCACTTTGAATGCAGCTCCAGGTCATTGTTTCTGTGCAAGGACAGGAGGGACGACATCGAAAACCTGAAACTTGTATTCCGAAAAAAGCGCCTACAAA atttcgGTTATGGATGTAAGTCTACCGGAAACACTGTCAGAACAGATTGTCACAGGTCCTCAGCCGAGGAAACAGATGTTGCACATCAGAGCACAGACTGTCACAAGTCTTCAACTGAGGAGACAAAACTCTCGTTGCTGCTACATTACCTTAGTCTCTGCATGAGATGGTCATGA
- the LOC112555381 gene encoding uncharacterized protein LOC112555381 isoform X1 — protein sequence MAVNATRPLVVPKHYDPMFKVDVLLHEPTVASMSTGAGEIKVEVAALCSQLEVLCRKELLNQPSHRIDNGKVSNSFRSKANLIIERMRHVLVKDRTIHSSVEEYLGITNMSKMFPRAVQYIKDSKSFSLVSKQTHLDEYIGAMSHLHQIATLSHQINEDIIKSQRPKYLAHQLALLYQSISSLKNIEPLSQHKKSIEENFKAIKSVLINEDQPNDPVPDELRKCVWELTNQITRIVESLPSTLTQHALLPSCLLIQT from the exons ATGGCGGTGAACGCTACCCGACCGCTAGTAGTTCCAAAGCATTATGATCCTATGTTTAAAG TTGACGTTTTGCTGCACGAACCAACGGTAGCGTCGATGTCAACGGGAGCTGGGGAGATAAAAGTGGAAGTAGCTGCGTTGTGTTCTCAGCTGGAAGTTCTGTGCAGAAAAGAATTACTAAAC caacCCTCACATAGGATTGATAATGGGAAGGTCAGCAACTCCTTCAGAAGTAAAG CAAATCTTATTATTGAGCGGATGCGCCATGTGCTGGTCAAAGACAGGACAATTCATTCTTCAGTGGAG GAATACTTAGGAATTACAAATATGAGCAAGATGTTTCCAAGGGCTGTGCAATACATCAAAGACTCTAAGAGCTTCTCTCTTGTATCAAAGCAGACTCACCTGGATG AGTACATAGGTGCTATGTCTCACCTTCATCAGATAGCAACATTATCACATCAGATTAATGAGGATATTATCAAATCTCAGCGGCCCAAGTACCTGGCACATCAACTGGCCTTGTTATAT CAATCAATTTCAAGCCTGAAGAACATTGAGCCACTGAGTCAGCACAAAAAGAGCATAGAGGAGAATTTTAAAGCTATAAAATCTGTTCTTATAAATGAGGACCAGCCTAACGATCCTGTTCCAGACGAGCTCAGAAAGTG TGTTTGGGAGCTGACCAATCAGATTACAAGGATTGTTGAGTCGCTGCCATCCACGCTTACCCAGCATGCTTTGCTGCCTTCTTGTCTTTTGATTCAGACATGA